ATCAAGTGCCTGGTCTACGCCGGACACTGCTTCCAGATATAGCTTGGGCATCAGGCGATAGCGTAACGTGAGAGTTGCCAGTGAGTCAAAGATCCCCACACCATATTTTACCTGCAGACCCGGCAATACATAGCCGCTGACCACCACCTGCGAGGAGTCACCCACGCCCTGGGTGTCCAGCGCCAGATTGCTTACGCCGAACGTCTCGCCGATTTTACCCACAACCTGCCCACTTTGTGCAACCCCCAGACCCACTAACATCGAGGTCATCGCCGCACTGTCGCTTTGTCCGCTGTTCAGACCTTGTCCACGCAGCAGATAAGAGAGGGCTTCCTGCTGCGACATCGCCGGGTCAGAGAAGATCTCCGCCTTCGGTTCGTCGGCGGAACCGGTGACGCGAACGCCAGCAATGACGTCATCTTCCGTCGCTTCCGGGTTACGAATCGCCTCGATGTTCAGCAGGGGCTGATCCGGTGGACCGGAGAACAGCAGCTCGCCTTTGCGCACAATCAGATCCTGACCATAGGCGTGGAAACGCCCTTCAGGGATAGTGATCTGCCCGTTCAGGCCAAGCCCCTGTTTATCCTGCGCGACTTTCAGGTCGCCCGTGAGCCTCGCCTTCAGCCCAAACGCATTCAACCGCACGTTATTCCCCACGTGCACGATGAGGTTACTATTGATCGGTATGCCCGCGCTCTTCTGTTCGACAGGTTTCAGATTTTCATTGAGCATCACTTCATCACTTGAGACGCCGACCGCGCTTTCCGGCACGTCGTGAACCACGATGCGCGCCCACGGCACGTCGACGCGTCCGTCAAGCGTGAAGAGACTTGGCGTGGCTTCAAAGACCACATCAGGCGAGACGTCCAGGCGCACCATCGGCGGTACGGTGATGCGCACCTTGCTGCCCTTCGCGGCAATTCGGGCGCGCCAGTTGTCGAGCTGGCTCCAGTCCGCGTCGCCGCTCAGGTTGATTTGCCCTTGCTGCGTCAATACCGAGCCGCTCAGCGTCGAGCTCATGCCGTTGAAGTTCATCGCGATCTGGCTGGGCTGCATGTCAAACGGCATGAAGTTACCGTCGATATCCACGCCGCTGAGCCGCATCTGACCGAACAGCTGCGGGCTTTGCACGTTACCGGCCAGGCGCAGGTTAGCGTTCAGCATGCCCTCCGCTTTTTCCCCGCGCGCGAAAATCGGGTTCACCATCGCCAGGTTGAAGTTACGGATGTTGACGTTGCCGCCCAGATTACGCCGTCCCTGCGGATCGGTAATCTGGACCTGCCCGTCCAGCTGACCGTTGTTGGTCAGGCGGATCGTCCACCCCAGCTGTGCGCGATTGTTATGCAGATCGGCACTCAGGTTCAGGGTGTCGAACGCCACCGGCAGCAGCGCGTCGTTGACCTCCTGCGTCACCTTCACGTTACGCCCGGACAGCGTGACGCTGCCCTGCGGCAGCCCCTCTTTGGTGGTGTCCCAGGCCACATCGGCTTTCCCGCTGAAGACGCCGCTGGCCTGGGTCGTGTCCGGCATAAACGGCTTCAGCATCGCCAGATCGAAGCGGTTGAGGTTGATCTGCGCGCGCCCTTCCGCACCCGCATCGATGGTCTGCGGCACGCACAGCTCCGCATTCGGGTTGGTCCAGCAGTGTGGCCCAATGCTTATCTTCTGCTCAGCGTTGCGGTAGTCGAGGGCAATGGCGCGCGAGAGCGCCAGCGGCCCGACCGGCGTACTGAAGCGCGTGTTATCCAGCGTCCCTTTCCAGCGTTCTTCCTTGCGGTCAAAGCTGCCGGTAAGGTGAAGCTGGCCGGAGACCGGCTCGCCCTGCACGCGCAGCTCGAGGTCGTGCTGCTTCTCGTTCCCTTTGGCGTCCAGGGTGACCAGGTTAATGTTCACGTCCGGCTGAGAAATGCGCTCCACGCGCAGGTTCAGGCTACCGCCGATCTGATCGGTGGATTTCACATCCCCTTCCACGCGGACGCGGGCAACGCTCAGCTCCTGCCAGCGCAGGTTATTGGCGGTAATGTCCGCCAGCAGCTGCGGCGCCTCCACCGTACCGCGCACTTTCACGAGGCCCTTCGCCGTGCCGCCCAGCCCCGGCAGGGCGTTATCCAGATTCGGCGCGTCGATGGTGGCGTCCAGATTGAGATCTTTCACCCCCAGCTCGCCTTTGATATCCGCCGTGTTGCGGCCCAGCGCCACGTGCAGCCCCGGGATAACCCACTGCAGATAGCTGTTGCCTTTTACCGAACCTTCAACGTTAACCTTGTTCTGCTTCACGTTCCCGGTGAGCTTGATTTCCGGCACGTCCATCTGCCACGTACCGCCGTACAGGCTGCCGCGGGTTTTAATCAGGCCATCCAGCTTCGACGGCCAGTCCGGCACCTCTTTGGCGGTGTTAATGCCCGTCAGCTTCAGCTCGCCGCGCCAGCTGATCGCCTGCTGCCAGTCGAGCAGCGCGGTCAGCTCGGTTTTACCTTCCAGCGCCGCGACGGTCAGCTTGTCGAGGTTGACCTGCTGTTCGTTGCCCTTCGCATCCAGCGTGATGTTCGCGGGCGGTACGCCCTGCCCCTTCACGGCGGTGCGGAACGAGAGCGCGTAGTCGGTCATCTTGCCGCTCAGCTTCAGCTTCAGGTCATCGGCCTGGAACTGTTTTTCGCCGGTGAACGGCCAGTAAAGCTGCTTGCTGACAACCTCAAGATTGAGCGGCAGCCCGGCTTCCGCCAGCTGCGTTTGCGCGCGCAGGACCATGTCCACCGGGCCGGAGAGGTTGACCCCGACATCCAGCTTATCGCGCAGCGCACCGCCCACTTTGACCTTCACCTTTTCGCCTTTCAGCGGATCGATGTTGAGGGCACTGTTAAGCGTGATGTCCACCGGCCAGTTGTCGCGCAGCAGGGCATTCCCCGACGCATTCACCGAGCCCTGGTTGGTGTCGATATCCAGCGCGTCGAGCTTCATGTTGCCGTCAATGCTGCTGACTTTCAGCAGCATGGTGTAGACCGTCAGATCGGTATCGCCGGTCAGGCGCAGCTGCTCACCTTTGAACTCCTCGATATTAAGGTTCAGCGGCAGATGAACGTCGGTCATTTCCGGCAGGACAGGCTTCGAGAAGAGATCTTTCAGCGTTTCGCCCAGCGGCTTTTCTTCCGGCTGCGGGTTCTGGATCTTCGGCTCGACGATCTCTTCCTGCGCCACGTCGGCCACCTTCGGCAACGCGATCAGCAAGCCCTGCAGGGACGTCGGCGTCAGGGTGAGGTTTTTCTCCTGCCAGCGCAGGCCGGAGGTGAAATCCATCACGGACACGGTAGTGTCGTCGATTTTGATATTGACGTTATCGAGCGCGACCCGATAGAGCGCGATCGGGTACGGCGTGGAGAGATTCAGCGGGCCGCTGTCCTCTTCCTCGACCGGCGCAGACTTCGGCATTTTTTTCGAATCTATCGCCACGTTGACGTCTTTAAGCGACAGATCGTTGACGCAGAGCTTGCTGTCGCGCAGGCAGCCCAGCTTCACCGCCAGGTGGAACTCCCCGGCGTTCACCGCCACGCCCGGCTGCTCGTAGCGGATATTCTTCAGACGCAGATCGCGCCAGCCGCCCGTTACCTGGCCAATCTCCAGCCCCGGCACCCAGCGGTTCGCAGCGTTAAACAGCAGATGCAGCCCGGTCGTCGTTCCCACCAGAAACGCCACCGTACCGAGCAGCAGCACGATAAAAATCAGCACCCCGAGGCTTATTTTCTTCCATAAACTCATAATTCAGGCCCCAGACCGATGTAAAACTGTAATCCGTGCTCTTCTTTGTCACCGACAGGCACGGCGAAGTCGAGCTTGATGGGCCCGACGGGTGACTGCCAGCGTACGCCCACGCCCGCGCCGGTTTTAAAGTCGCTGCGGCGGATATCGTTCACCGCCTCACCGCCGTCAACAAACATAGCGCCCCACCACTTTCCGCTGACGTTGTACTGATACTCCAGCGATCCGGTCGCCAGTTTTGATGCACCGGTCAGTTGGCCTTTCTCGTTCTCAGGTGAGATCGATTTGTACTTATACCCACGAATGCTGCGGTCGCCCCCGGCGAAGAAGCGCAGATCCGGCGGAACGCGCTCGAAGTCGCCCGTTTCAATCCAGCCGAGATTGCCGCGCATCACAAAGCGGTGTTTGTCGTACAGCGTGCGGATCCAGACGTTTTGCGCCTGAATCACCGAGAAATCCACGTCGGAGCCCCAGGCGGAGTTGGAATAATCGATGGAGTAGCGCTGTGAGTCGCCCCAGGTCGGCATCAGGCCGCCGCGCGAGCGG
This region of Enterobacter asburiae genomic DNA includes:
- the tamB gene encoding autotransporter assembly complex protein TamB, with the translated sequence MSLWKKISLGVLIFIVLLLGTVAFLVGTTTGLHLLFNAANRWVPGLEIGQVTGGWRDLRLKNIRYEQPGVAVNAGEFHLAVKLGCLRDSKLCVNDLSLKDVNVAIDSKKMPKSAPVEEEDSGPLNLSTPYPIALYRVALDNVNIKIDDTTVSVMDFTSGLRWQEKNLTLTPTSLQGLLIALPKVADVAQEEIVEPKIQNPQPEEKPLGETLKDLFSKPVLPEMTDVHLPLNLNIEEFKGEQLRLTGDTDLTVYTMLLKVSSIDGNMKLDALDIDTNQGSVNASGNALLRDNWPVDITLNSALNIDPLKGEKVKVKVGGALRDKLDVGVNLSGPVDMVLRAQTQLAEAGLPLNLEVVSKQLYWPFTGEKQFQADDLKLKLSGKMTDYALSFRTAVKGQGVPPANITLDAKGNEQQVNLDKLTVAALEGKTELTALLDWQQAISWRGELKLTGINTAKEVPDWPSKLDGLIKTRGSLYGGTWQMDVPEIKLTGNVKQNKVNVEGSVKGNSYLQWVIPGLHVALGRNTADIKGELGVKDLNLDATIDAPNLDNALPGLGGTAKGLVKVRGTVEAPQLLADITANNLRWQELSVARVRVEGDVKSTDQIGGSLNLRVERISQPDVNINLVTLDAKGNEKQHDLELRVQGEPVSGQLHLTGSFDRKEERWKGTLDNTRFSTPVGPLALSRAIALDYRNAEQKISIGPHCWTNPNAELCVPQTIDAGAEGRAQINLNRFDLAMLKPFMPDTTQASGVFSGKADVAWDTTKEGLPQGSVTLSGRNVKVTQEVNDALLPVAFDTLNLSADLHNNRAQLGWTIRLTNNGQLDGQVQITDPQGRRNLGGNVNIRNFNLAMVNPIFARGEKAEGMLNANLRLAGNVQSPQLFGQMRLSGVDIDGNFMPFDMQPSQIAMNFNGMSSTLSGSVLTQQGQINLSGDADWSQLDNWRARIAAKGSKVRITVPPMVRLDVSPDVVFEATPSLFTLDGRVDVPWARIVVHDVPESAVGVSSDEVMLNENLKPVEQKSAGIPINSNLIVHVGNNVRLNAFGLKARLTGDLKVAQDKQGLGLNGQITIPEGRFHAYGQDLIVRKGELLFSGPPDQPLLNIEAIRNPEATEDDVIAGVRVTGSADEPKAEIFSDPAMSQQEALSYLLRGQGLNSGQSDSAAMTSMLVGLGVAQSGQVVGKIGETFGVSNLALDTQGVGDSSQVVVSGYVLPGLQVKYGVGIFDSLATLTLRYRLMPKLYLEAVSGVDQALDLLYQFEF